Proteins encoded within one genomic window of Acidithiobacillus sp. AMEEHan:
- a CDS encoding DUF932 domain-containing protein has product MAHLVETMAFVRETPWHGLGNRLPEKQPLDVWLQAAGMDWTIENTEALYSAGSGTDRRIQVNPDARVLYRSDTGAPLSVVSNRYQVVQPREILEFYRDLVEVGGFALETAGVLKGGKKLWALAKTGDEFLLRGGDRVKGYLLLATSCDGTLATTAQFTSVRVVCNNTLQLSVEQDKEGPIKVPHSTTFDPDAVKAALGVGATAWGRFAETAKTLADRKVNRLDVTKFVIHVLGDKDAPITAQPNEKALKGVIELFAGQGKGSQLASSDGTAWGLVNAVTEYVDHHRRAKSRDTRLDSAWFGQGASIKAKAWTEALKLVA; this is encoded by the coding sequence ATGGCACATCTAGTAGAAACCATGGCCTTTGTACGTGAGACCCCCTGGCATGGCCTGGGGAACCGGTTGCCAGAGAAGCAACCTTTGGACGTCTGGCTGCAGGCGGCGGGGATGGACTGGACCATCGAGAACACAGAAGCTCTGTATTCGGCTGGGAGTGGGACCGATCGTCGGATTCAGGTGAATCCCGATGCCCGCGTGCTCTATCGGTCGGACACTGGCGCTCCCTTGTCGGTGGTATCCAACCGCTATCAGGTAGTGCAGCCTCGGGAGATTCTGGAGTTCTACCGGGATCTCGTGGAGGTCGGTGGTTTTGCTCTGGAAACCGCAGGCGTCTTGAAGGGCGGCAAGAAACTCTGGGCACTGGCCAAGACGGGGGACGAGTTCCTGTTGCGGGGCGGGGATCGGGTCAAGGGCTATTTGCTGCTGGCCACCAGCTGTGACGGCACCTTGGCCACCACGGCGCAGTTCACCTCCGTTCGGGTGGTCTGCAACAACACCCTGCAGCTCTCGGTGGAGCAAGACAAAGAGGGGCCCATCAAGGTGCCCCATTCCACCACCTTCGATCCCGATGCCGTGAAAGCCGCTTTGGGTGTGGGAGCTACGGCTTGGGGGCGCTTTGCCGAGACCGCCAAGACCTTGGCCGATCGAAAGGTCAACCGGCTGGATGTCACCAAGTTTGTGATTCATGTTCTGGGAGACAAAGACGCTCCTATCACGGCCCAGCCCAACGAAAAGGCGCTGAAGGGCGTCATCGAGCTCTTTGCTGGGCAAGGCAAGGGCAGCCAGTTGGCTTCCAGTGACGGCACGGCCTGGGGTTTGGTCAATGCTGTAACGGAATACGTGGATCATCACCGTCGAGCCAAGAGCCGGGATACTCGTCTCGACTCTGCCTGGTTCGGTCAGGGTGCCAGCATCAAGGCCAAAGCCTGGACGGAGGCGCTGAAGTTGGTGGCCTGA